Proteins encoded in a region of the Bacteroides sp. genome:
- the rpmG gene encoding 50S ribosomal protein L33 translates to MAKKSKEARVQVIMECTEHKDSGLPGTSRYITTKNKKNTPERLELKKYNPILRKMTVHREIK, encoded by the coding sequence ATGGCAAAGAAATCGAAAGAAGCGCGGGTGCAGGTTATCATGGAATGCACTGAGCACAAAGACAGCGGCTTGCCGGGTACTTCCAGGTATATTACCACCAAGAACAAGAAGAACACCCCCGAGCGCCTTGAGCTCAAAAAATATAACCCCATTTTACGGAAAATGACCGTTCACAGAGAAATTAAATAA